One bacterium genomic window carries:
- a CDS encoding adenylosuccinate synthase translates to MSNVVIVGAQWGDEGKGKIVDVYTQRADLVVRYQGGHNAGHTVVIGNDTFILHLIPSGILHEGKRCVIGNGVVISPEALVQEMNSLAGKGVDMAGRLFISERAHVIMPYHTALDLAREEKQGAKAIGTTGRGIGPAYEDKVNRSGIRIGDLLNPGVFRERLRNALDFKNFILTEYFGKEAFDEQEIFDSTLALVEQFKGHITNTSNFLQMALESGKNILFEGAQGSHLDVDHGTYPFVTSSSTAAGGASTGSGVGPRNIDAVIGISKAYTTRVGGGPFPTELKDEMGERIREKGGEYGATTGRPRRCGWFDAVVVRQSARMNGLTGLVLTKLDVLDGINPVRICTGYTCGSRDYDVVPSGIEELEGCSPVYEDHPGWSKPTAGCKRWDDLPPEAQAYVRRIEELTAVPVAIVSTGQERSDHIELMDPFKR, encoded by the coding sequence ATGTCCAATGTCGTCATCGTAGGGGCACAGTGGGGGGACGAAGGCAAGGGGAAGATCGTCGACGTCTACACCCAGAGGGCGGACCTGGTCGTCAGGTACCAGGGCGGCCACAACGCGGGACACACCGTCGTCATCGGCAATGACACCTTCATCCTGCACCTGATCCCATCGGGGATCCTCCACGAGGGAAAAAGGTGTGTCATAGGCAACGGGGTGGTCATCTCACCCGAGGCCCTTGTCCAGGAGATGAACAGTCTTGCGGGCAAGGGAGTCGATATGGCCGGCCGTTTATTCATCAGCGAGCGGGCTCATGTCATCATGCCCTACCATACCGCCCTGGATCTTGCCCGGGAGGAAAAACAGGGAGCAAAAGCCATCGGAACGACAGGGCGCGGGATCGGTCCCGCCTATGAGGACAAGGTCAACCGCTCCGGGATCAGGATCGGGGATCTTTTGAACCCGGGCGTCTTCCGGGAGAGGCTCAGGAACGCCCTCGATTTCAAGAATTTCATTCTCACTGAATATTTCGGCAAGGAAGCCTTCGATGAACAGGAGATCTTTGACTCCACCCTGGCCCTCGTGGAGCAGTTCAAGGGTCATATTACGAACACATCCAACTTCCTGCAGATGGCTCTTGAAAGCGGCAAGAACATCCTCTTCGAGGGTGCCCAGGGAAGCCACCTGGACGTGGACCACGGGACTTACCCCTTCGTGACATCCTCCTCCACGGCCGCCGGCGGCGCGAGCACCGGCTCCGGTGTGGGTCCGCGCAACATCGACGCGGTCATTGGAATCTCCAAGGCCTATACCACAAGGGTGGGCGGCGGACCGTTTCCCACGGAGCTCAAAGATGAAATGGGAGAACGCATCAGGGAAAAGGGCGGAGAGTACGGGGCCACAACCGGCCGCCCGCGGCGCTGCGGGTGGTTCGACGCCGTGGTTGTCAGGCAGAGCGCGAGGATGAACGGTTTGACCGGCCTGGTCCTTACCAAGCTGGACGTGCTTGACGGCATCAATCCTGTCCGGATCTGTACAGGCTACACCTGCGGCAGCAGGGATTACGACGTGGTCCCATCCGGGATCGAGGAACTGGAAGGGTGCAGCCCTGTCTACGAGGATCACCCGGGGTGGAGCAAACCCACGGCGGGATGCAAGCGGTGGGACGACCTGCCGCCCGAGGCAC
- the hisZ gene encoding ATP phosphoribosyltransferase regulatory subunit gives MRSNNIGLLPAGVFEMTPDKTAFIRRVEETLLAVFTRWGYREIRTPAIEYLDTMSRGLGDDELDMAFKLVDRATGKLMVLRSDVTPQVARMVSMAMSGIPLPLRLCYVADVYRHADDPNHPRRELIHAGVELVGVDDPQADAEVLAVGAEALAGLGMTGIRMSVGQVQYARGLFKEAAFSTGTEDAVVTAACRKDRGEMEILLDRERVDGRVADAVLALVELSGTREVLDRARDLAPNDVCRGAIENLDEILDLARIYGVGEEQITVDLGDLATFRYHTGAVFTGYVAGSGRAVLRGGRYDGLVEKYGRPAPATGFGVDILEAVEVTALSGTGDPAIDYLLVNRTGDRAGGLRMSVALRDKGKKVLCLIRDIPDRDLGAYISAHRIGKVLVMEEGAGMTLYNPDTGEKEPFDPVDL, from the coding sequence ATGAGATCAAACAATATCGGTCTGCTGCCGGCCGGCGTTTTCGAGATGACACCGGACAAGACCGCCTTCATAAGGCGTGTCGAGGAGACCCTCCTCGCTGTTTTTACCCGGTGGGGTTACCGGGAGATCCGGACGCCTGCCATCGAATATCTGGATACCATGTCCCGGGGACTCGGCGACGATGAACTGGATATGGCGTTCAAGCTGGTGGACCGCGCGACCGGGAAACTGATGGTCCTTCGCTCCGACGTGACACCCCAGGTTGCGCGGATGGTCTCCATGGCCATGTCCGGTATCCCGCTGCCCCTGCGCCTGTGCTACGTGGCGGACGTGTACCGCCACGCTGACGACCCCAACCACCCCCGGAGGGAGCTCATCCACGCCGGTGTGGAGCTGGTCGGCGTGGACGATCCCCAGGCCGATGCCGAGGTTCTTGCGGTCGGCGCCGAAGCCCTGGCGGGACTCGGGATGACAGGGATCCGCATGAGCGTGGGCCAGGTCCAGTACGCGAGAGGCCTGTTTAAAGAGGCGGCATTTTCAACCGGGACCGAGGACGCGGTGGTGACCGCCGCCTGCCGCAAGGATCGCGGCGAAATGGAGATCCTCCTGGACAGGGAGAGAGTAGACGGCAGGGTCGCCGACGCTGTGCTCGCCCTCGTTGAACTTTCCGGCACCCGGGAAGTCCTGGACCGCGCCCGGGACCTCGCCCCCAACGATGTATGCCGGGGAGCCATCGAGAACCTCGATGAGATCCTCGATCTGGCGCGCATTTACGGCGTCGGGGAGGAACAGATCACGGTGGACCTGGGTGATCTGGCCACCTTCCGCTATCACACGGGGGCTGTGTTTACAGGGTACGTGGCCGGATCGGGGAGGGCTGTGCTGAGGGGCGGGCGGTACGACGGCCTTGTGGAAAAGTACGGGCGTCCGGCGCCTGCCACCGGGTTCGGCGTGGACATCCTGGAGGCGGTGGAGGTCACGGCCCTGTCGGGAACCGGTGACCCGGCCATCGATTACCTGCTCGTGAACCGCACCGGTGACCGGGCCGGCGGGCTCCGCATGTCGGTAGCGCTGAGGGACAAGGGGAAAAAGGTGCTCTGCCTCATCAGGGATATCCCGGACCGGGACCTGGGGGCGTACATAAGCGCCCACCGCATCGGGAAGGTGCTGGTTATGGAGGAAGGCGCCGGGATGACATTGTACAACCCAGACACAGGGGAAAAAGAACCATTTGATCCAGTCGATCTTTAG
- the serA gene encoding phosphoglycerate dehydrogenase, translated as MKVLVSDKLSEAGVEILKRAPGLSVDVKTGLSPEELKKIIGEYDGLAIRSATKVTAEILGAASRLKVVGRAGIGVDNVDIPEATKRGVVVMNTPGGNTVTTAEHAISMMCALARKIPQADAGMKAGRWDKKLYMGVELFHKTLGIVGIGNIGSIVADRAQGLKMTVIAHDPYMSETAASRLGVELVELEDLYKRADFISIHVPKTEETKNLLNMEAFKKMKPEVRIINCARGGIVNEADMAEALTKGLVAGAAFDVFASEPMEEGNPLRGLDNVVLTPHLGASTNEAQENVAIAVAHQIADYLVNGTIANAVNVPSVSSEILPKVRPYLELAEKLGSLTSQLAGFAPKTVQVRYAGSVQELPLESMTISVLKGVMEPILGVGAVNFVNASVLAQDRGLKFNEVKSSKDEDYSNLIEVTLAANGEEMAAAGFIFEGRQPRIIRLGGFSMEAIPEGIVLVISNEDRPGVIGNLGGTLGTHGVNIASMRIGRDKPGGRALSFLQVDADPGEEVLAELAKLPHIKKVTKVKF; from the coding sequence ATGAAAGTACTCGTCAGCGACAAGCTTTCAGAAGCAGGTGTGGAGATCCTGAAACGCGCCCCGGGCCTGTCGGTGGATGTCAAGACCGGCCTTTCCCCTGAAGAGCTCAAGAAGATCATCGGGGAATATGACGGCCTGGCCATACGCAGCGCCACCAAGGTCACCGCCGAGATCCTCGGAGCCGCCTCAAGGCTCAAGGTCGTCGGCCGGGCGGGTATCGGTGTGGATAATGTCGACATCCCCGAGGCGACCAAAAGGGGTGTCGTGGTCATGAACACCCCGGGCGGCAACACCGTGACCACAGCCGAGCACGCCATCTCCATGATGTGCGCCCTGGCCCGGAAGATCCCCCAGGCCGATGCCGGCATGAAGGCGGGACGCTGGGACAAGAAACTTTACATGGGAGTCGAGCTCTTCCACAAGACACTGGGTATCGTGGGCATCGGGAACATCGGCTCCATCGTGGCCGACCGGGCCCAGGGGCTGAAGATGACCGTCATCGCGCACGACCCCTACATGAGTGAAACGGCCGCCTCCAGGCTCGGTGTCGAACTGGTGGAGCTGGAGGACCTCTACAAGCGTGCTGATTTCATCAGTATCCACGTTCCCAAGACGGAGGAGACAAAGAACCTCCTGAACATGGAAGCGTTCAAGAAGATGAAGCCGGAGGTGCGGATCATCAACTGCGCGCGGGGCGGCATCGTCAACGAGGCCGACATGGCCGAGGCCCTCACAAAAGGTCTTGTGGCCGGGGCGGCCTTCGACGTCTTCGCGTCCGAACCCATGGAAGAGGGCAACCCGCTCAGGGGCCTGGACAACGTCGTCCTCACGCCCCACCTCGGAGCGTCCACCAACGAGGCACAGGAGAACGTTGCCATCGCCGTGGCCCACCAGATCGCCGATTACCTCGTCAACGGGACCATCGCCAACGCCGTCAATGTTCCGTCGGTGAGCAGTGAGATCCTGCCCAAGGTCCGCCCCTACCTGGAGCTGGCCGAAAAACTGGGGTCCCTGACTTCGCAGCTGGCGGGATTCGCTCCCAAAACGGTCCAGGTCCGTTACGCCGGCTCCGTTCAGGAACTTCCCCTCGAGTCCATGACCATCAGTGTCCTGAAAGGGGTCATGGAGCCTATCCTGGGCGTGGGTGCGGTGAACTTCGTCAACGCGTCCGTGCTGGCACAGGACAGGGGCCTCAAGTTCAACGAAGTCAAGAGTTCCAAGGATGAGGATTACAGCAACCTCATCGAGGTTACCCTGGCGGCCAACGGCGAGGAGATGGCCGCTGCCGGTTTCATCTTCGAGGGACGCCAGCCGAGGATCATCCGTCTCGGCGGTTTTTCCATGGAAGCGATCCCGGAGGGCATCGTGCTCGTGATTTCCAACGAGGACCGGCCCGGTGTCATCGGCAACCTGGGCGGCACTCTGGGCACACACGGTGTCAATATCGCCAGCATGCGGATAGGACGGGACAAGCCGGGAGGCCGGGCGCTTTCTTTCCTCCAGGTCGACGCCGATCCCGGCGAGGAGGTCCTCGCCGAACTGGCCAAGCTGCCCCACATCAAGAAGGTCACGAAGGTCAAGTTCTAG
- a CDS encoding alanine--glyoxylate aminotransferase family protein: MIKKRIYSPGPVDVSPYTSLEMAKPILHHRTGEFEAIVADVVEGLKYVFQTRGDVLVFASSGTGAMEGAVSNILNPGDKAICVRGGKFGERWSQLVSKFGGVPVDIDVEWGQAVDPKIIADKLAADPSIKAVYLQASETSTGVASPIREIAGIVKGYDNTLIVVDGITAVGVMNLPFDEWGLDIVVGGSQKAWRLPPGLAFAAVSEKAWGFVEKCTQPRYYFDWAKEKKSLAKNTTAYTPAVSLFVGLQQVLGEIREEGLDSLFARSASYANAFRAGMTALGLKLFAPDSPSDSITAVRGPEGMDTGSIVKHLAAKYGITIAGGQDHAKGKIFRVSHMGYLDALDMVTVVAAIEMTLKELGQPVELGAGVKAAQKVFVS, encoded by the coding sequence ATGATCAAGAAGAGGATTTATTCGCCCGGTCCGGTGGATGTGTCCCCGTACACCTCCCTGGAGATGGCAAAACCGATCCTGCACCACAGAACCGGGGAGTTCGAGGCCATCGTCGCCGACGTGGTGGAAGGCCTCAAGTATGTTTTCCAGACCAGGGGCGACGTGCTGGTCTTCGCCTCCTCCGGCACGGGCGCCATGGAGGGCGCCGTCAGCAACATCCTCAACCCCGGCGACAAGGCTATCTGCGTGCGGGGCGGCAAGTTCGGCGAGCGCTGGTCCCAGCTGGTCTCGAAGTTCGGCGGCGTACCCGTCGATATCGACGTCGAGTGGGGACAGGCGGTCGACCCGAAGATCATCGCCGACAAGCTCGCGGCCGATCCCTCCATCAAGGCGGTCTACCTCCAGGCCAGCGAGACCTCCACAGGGGTGGCGTCCCCCATCAGGGAGATCGCCGGCATCGTCAAGGGGTACGATAATACGCTCATCGTGGTGGACGGCATCACCGCCGTCGGCGTCATGAACCTCCCCTTTGACGAGTGGGGCCTCGATATCGTCGTGGGCGGCTCCCAGAAGGCCTGGCGCCTTCCTCCCGGGCTCGCCTTCGCGGCGGTCAGCGAAAAGGCGTGGGGCTTTGTCGAGAAGTGCACCCAGCCCCGCTACTACTTCGACTGGGCCAAGGAGAAGAAGAGCCTTGCCAAGAACACCACGGCCTACACGCCGGCCGTATCGCTCTTCGTCGGCCTTCAGCAGGTGCTCGGCGAGATCCGCGAAGAGGGGCTCGACTCCCTGTTCGCCCGGTCGGCTTCCTACGCCAACGCCTTCAGGGCCGGCATGACCGCGCTGGGCCTCAAGCTTTTCGCGCCCGATTCCCCTTCCGATTCCATCACGGCGGTCCGCGGTCCGGAAGGGATGGATACAGGGTCCATCGTCAAGCATCTCGCGGCAAAATACGGCATCACGATCGCCGGCGGCCAGGATCACGCCAAGGGCAAGATCTTCCGGGTGTCCCACATGGGGTATCTTGACGCCCTGGACATGGTGACGGTCGTAGCGGCCATCGAGATGACCCTGAAGGAACTCGGCCAGCCGGTGGAGCTGGGGGCCGGCGTCAAGGCGGCCCAGAAAGTTTTCGTATCATAA